The Pseudomonadota bacterium sequence CCGGGACACCAGGCTCCGGCTGACGCCCATGTTGGACCAAATTATGGAAAAGAAATTCATTTTTGGATCATTTTCGGTGATTACAGACACAGTGTCCGTAGCGTTTGCTCTCACATTGAGAGCAAAGAGAGAAATCTCTGTAAAGCCAATACAGGCTTTTGTTTGAACAATTAAGTATTGTTGGTGTTCACTGTGAACACCAACTTGGAAACCTTTTGAAATATGTTTTTATTTGAGTACAAAAAGGTAAAAAAAGGTTCAGACCTCCTGACCTCAGCGGGACGTAGGGGATATCTTAAAAATTAAATAACTGAGGTTTAATTGATACGAAAAACCCAGAAAAAAAGGAGCTTGCCCAACCAGACGCTGGAGCCATTCGGCAACAAAGAACGTTGCCTCTGGGTCAGCTTTTTGTTGGGTCTCAATAATCATGCTTGACGTTAATCACGATAAGCGTTACCATAGGATAACATGATCAAATCGTTTAAATGCTAATATACTGAAGCACTTTCAAAAGGTGATGCCGTCAGGCAGTTCGCAAATATTGCCAGGGTTGCACGTCGAAAACTGAGGCAGACAGAAATTGCTGGTCGACTCGATGATCTTCGGATTCCACCAGGTAATCATCTCGAAGTGCTAAAGGGGAATCGTTCCGGTCAGTATAGTATTCGTATTAATGATCAGTGGTGTGTCTGCTTCCGTTGGACCGACGCAGGTGCAGAAAATGTGGAAATCGTTGATTACCACTAAGGAGAATTCATAATGAAAAAGCTTGAACCCGTCACTCCCGGAGAAATTCTTTTAGAGGAGTTTCTGAAACCCATGTCTCTCAGTCAATATCGTTTGGCCAAGGAAATCGGGGTTCCCGCTCAACGTATCAGTGAGATAATCGCAGGTAAGCGTTCAATTACTGCCGATACCGATTTACGGTTATGCCGGTTCTTCGGGCTATCTAATGGCTATTGGTTGCGTGCTCAGGCTGCCCACGACACAGAGGTTGCAGAGCGCACCCTTGGTCCATCATTAAAGAAGATCAAGCCTTGGTCGGTATATGTGGCCCAACCAGTCGTTGGGGGGATCGAAGGAGACGTTCCTTAAAAAATAAATAACATTTTTAAAATAGAGGTGTCATTGAATACGGAGAGTCAATTACCGATGGAGGTTTGGAACTGCGGACAATGTGTACGCAACATTGGTAGCAAACGTTGCTACTGAACCTGTAATCTCTGTAAAGCCAATGCTGGCTTAGGTTTGGAGCATTAATACTATTTTCATTCAATGTGAATGAAAATATGAAAATACCGTGAAAAAGGACCCCCCTTATGGCCGGTTATTAATTTATTAGTTCTCCATGTTAATTTTTCTTGATGATTTGTTTACACATCAAAAAATATATTATAATTTAAAATAGACAATACAACAGGCATTCGATGCCGGTGAATAATTCATAACAGCCGGCATATCACTCATAAAAAGGAGGTAAGATGGCAAGAATCGGTATTTTAACCTGCTCTAACGCAACACAGGATTTGGGATGTTCGTCATATCTTTGTTTCCAGGATCTAAATGAAGGCGCTGGTGAATTTACCCGGTACGCACAAAGGGGCGATAAAGCAGTGCTTGCAGGAATAATAAACTGTTCCGGCTGTCCCACTGCACATGCCCCGGAGAAGCTTATTAACCGTATCAAATCATTAACTGAACTGGGGGTCAACGCCATTCATTTTGCAACATGCGTCAAACTCCTGTGCCCCTTCAAAGAGAGATACTTCAAAATACTTAAGGAAAACTTTCCTGAAATTGAATTCGTAGAGGGAACTCATGGGCACGCACCGGGTGTAACGCCTGAAATGTTTGCAGGCGCAATGAGACACATGCTCACCCAGCCAAAGCCAACCCTTGCAAACATAATGCGTAAGACTGTAAAAAAAGCGGATAAGCCGGAAACTTAACAACCAAGGGGAGAAGGGGACAACTAAAGTTAAATAACTCTTGAAACAAAGGTATTATTGAAGACGGAGAGTCAATGACCGACGATGGCTGGAACCTGCGGACACTGTGTCCGCAACATTTTCTGTAACAGTTACAGAAAAAGGTTAATTCTTAGCAAAGCAAGAACTGGCCTTGGTTTGGAGCATTAATACTTTTTTCATTCACTGTGAATGAAAATTTGGAAACCCCATGAAAAATGCCCCCTGGATATTCCGTTAGGGAAAGAGAGGGCTCATAAAACTGGTGACAGAATCACTGATTTTCCTCCCCCCGGAAAGCGAGAGAAGAATAAAAAAAAGGCATAGAAGCGTTCCAGCAAGGCAATCCAGCTAATCGGCCACAAAGCGGGCCTCTGGTTGATCCATATGTCGGCGTGCTAATTAACTGATAACAGGAGGTTGTAAATGAAAAAGACTACACTATTTAAAAACTATGTTCTTGATGATGAAATACTTATAATGCCCGGGGTTCCCGATGCGTTATCTGCTATAATTGCGCAAAATGCTGGTTTTAAGGCCATTACAAGGGGTGGTGCATCCGGAATTCATATTCTAGGCAAACCTGATTTAGATTTAGCCACATTGACTGAGTTAACAGACTGGACACAAAAAATTGCAGATGCTGTTGACATACCTGTATTTGCCGATGGAGATACGGGTCACGGAAATGTCACGAATGTAGTCCGTACTGTTCAACTATTTGAAAGAGCTGGGGCCGCAGGACTTTTTATAGAAGATCAAGTATCTCCAAAGCGTTGTGGACACACGGCGGGCAAACAACTAATCCCCGCAGAAGAGATGGCTGCAAAACTGATAGCAGCCGTTGATGCACGTAAAGATCCGGATTTTGTGATTGCGGCGAGGATTGATGCCATTGCTGTTGATGGCATCAATGCGGCCATTGATAGGGGTAATATATATCGTGAAGCAGGCGCTGATTTAATTTTTGTTGAAGCACCTGAATCTGTCGAGCAAATGCGTAAGATTACCAGCGAAATTGATGCACCACATATGGCAAATATTATTTTAGGTGCAAAAACACCAATTCTTACTCCACGACAGTTGCAAGAAATAGGATATAGTGTTGCAGCATACCCTGCCGTCTCTTCATGTATTATTACAAAAGCACTGAAAGACTTTTTCGAGGAATTTCAACGTACTCTCGATTATGAAAGCTTTAGCGATAGGATGATGAATTTCTATGAATTTTTTAATCTTGCGGGATTGGATAAGATCAGAGATGCTGAGGAAAGATATACCGAACAAGGCAGAGAAGTGGTTAAAAACTATAAAAAACGATTTTGATAAAACAAACTCAAATCCCCAACGAGAGCGCTGCACTTGACAGCTATGCCGCCGCACTTCATAGTGATCTGCCCCCAAAATAATGAATACACCGAAAGGCTTGTCAGGGGGCGAAGGGGACAACTTAAAAAATTAACCCGGATACGTCATTGGCAACGGTACCGGGCGATTGCGGATTCTGTATCCGAGACGTTTACACCAACTGTTGGTGTAAAACAGGAAATCTCTGCAAACCCAATACTGGACTTGGTTTAGAACGTGTAGTCTTTTTGCTCTCAATGTGAGAGCAAATTACCCTATCCATAGAAACACTTCTTCAAAAGAGGGGTAGATGAAAGGAGGAAACAAGCCAAAGGGTAGAAGATGGAATGTAGCACAAAGACATGGGAAACAGAGACGATAAAGCTAAAAGACATGATAAAAAAGTTTCAATGCCATGCAGCCAATTGCCCAAACTGCGGCCTCTGGCTGACACTGGTGTTATCCATAAAATAAGAAACAACTACTTGTAATGCCATACAATACCCGCTATAATATTACGAAACAACTATCGATGGAGACTAAGTATGGAAGTAGTTAAGATATCCCCAAAGTTTCAGGTTGTGATTCCAAAAAAACTTCGAGATACCTTGAAGCTAACGCCAGGACAAAAGGTTCAGATGGTTGTCTATGGTAACAGAATCGAGATGATTCCTTTGAGAAAAATATCGGAGATGAAAGGGTTCCTCAAGGGAATAGATACAACGGTAGAAAGAGAGCCTGATAGATTATGAACATAGTCGATTCTTCAGGCTGGCTTGAATACTTTTCCGATGGTCCCAACGCCTCCTTCTTTTCCATGCCTCTTCAAGAAACAGCAGACCTTGTTGTCCCTACCATCACAATCTATGAGGTATTCAAGGTTGTTTGCCGCCAGCGTAGCGAATCAGATGCCCTCCAATCGATAGCTCTTATGCAGCAGGGGTATGTGGTAGACCTCACGTCAAATATATCCATTCTGGCAGCAAAAATCAGTATTGACCATCATTTGCCCATGGCTGACAGTATTATATTGGCAACCGCACGTGTATACGGAGCAACCATATGGACTCAAGATTCCGACTTTAAGGAAATCGACGGGGTTCAGTATATTGTAAAGAAAAACGGATAACCATGCCATGCAGCTAATCGGCCATAAACCGGCATCTCGCCGATCCATGCTTCGACTTAGGAGAATAAATGGACTACGATGAAGATAAGATAGACGAGTACTCCCTGTACTTCTCTGCCTCTTGCATTGCACGTCCAGGAAATGTGGAAATGAGTCGGCTCGGGTTATAGAACCGGAAGAATGAGACCATCGAACCAGGCAAGGATAAAGATTTGACCTCACCACCCCCGAATAAAAAATTAGGAAAAGATTTAACAACAGGAAGTATTCCCGGACACATCCTGGCTTACTCAATCCCTATGCTGATAGGCAATCTGGCAAGAACAAGCTACCATATAATCAATATCATATGGGTCGGGCATCTGGTAGGAAAGGATGCTGTTGGAGCGGTGGGCGTCAGCTTTCCCATCATTTTCATACTAATAGGGATTTTTATCGGTATGTCGCTGGCAACGACGATACTTGTAGCACAGTATTACGGGGCAAAAAAATACGACATGGTTGAAAAGGTGGTAAACAATTCATTCTTATTATCATTGATAATCGGAGCATTTTTTACAATTACAGGCATACTTTCAAGCGATTTTCTTCTAAGGCTTATGGAAACGCCGCCGGAGAATTTTGCCATGGCGTCAAGCTATCTCAAAATAAACTTGGCCGGTTTTACCCTTCTTTATATGGATTTTCTCATACATTCCATACTCAGGGGCATTGGTAATACAGTGATCCCCCTGGCATTTTCATGCATAAGCATGGGAATGAATGCGATTATTGATCCGTTTTTCATCGGAGGTTTCGGTCCTTTTCCCTTAAATGGTCTTAACGGAGCCGCCTATGCGACATTAATATCGCAGGCTGTATCATTAGCAATAAGCATTATTTACCTCAACAAAAAAGATAAAATGATAGCGTTCAATCTGAAAAAACTCATCTTCGACAAGCACATAACCTCTCTGATTGTTAAGATAGGCCTTCCGTCAGTAGCCCAGCAGTCCCTTGTTTCCCTCAGCGTAATGTTCATAACAACCTTTGTTAATGGCTTCGGCAGTGCGGCCACAAACGCCTTCGGCGCCGTCGGGCGGATAGATATGTTTGTTTTCCTGCCTGCAATGTCTATGGGCATGGCGGTCTCTGCCCTGACAGGAC is a genomic window containing:
- a CDS encoding HigA family addiction module antitoxin, whose product is MKKLEPVTPGEILLEEFLKPMSLSQYRLAKEIGVPAQRISEIIAGKRSITADTDLRLCRFFGLSNGYWLRAQAAHDTEVAERTLGPSLKKIKPWSVYVAQPVVGGIEGDVP
- a CDS encoding CGGC domain-containing protein; translation: MARIGILTCSNATQDLGCSSYLCFQDLNEGAGEFTRYAQRGDKAVLAGIINCSGCPTAHAPEKLINRIKSLTELGVNAIHFATCVKLLCPFKERYFKILKENFPEIEFVEGTHGHAPGVTPEMFAGAMRHMLTQPKPTLANIMRKTVKKADKPET
- a CDS encoding oxaloacetate decarboxylase, which translates into the protein MKKTTLFKNYVLDDEILIMPGVPDALSAIIAQNAGFKAITRGGASGIHILGKPDLDLATLTELTDWTQKIADAVDIPVFADGDTGHGNVTNVVRTVQLFERAGAAGLFIEDQVSPKRCGHTAGKQLIPAEEMAAKLIAAVDARKDPDFVIAARIDAIAVDGINAAIDRGNIYREAGADLIFVEAPESVEQMRKITSEIDAPHMANIILGAKTPILTPRQLQEIGYSVAAYPAVSSCIITKALKDFFEEFQRTLDYESFSDRMMNFYEFFNLAGLDKIRDAEERYTEQGREVVKNYKKRF
- a CDS encoding AbrB/MazE/SpoVT family DNA-binding domain-containing protein; translated protein: MEVVKISPKFQVVIPKKLRDTLKLTPGQKVQMVVYGNRIEMIPLRKISEMKGFLKGIDTTVEREPDRL
- a CDS encoding type II toxin-antitoxin system VapC family toxin, with amino-acid sequence MNIVDSSGWLEYFSDGPNASFFSMPLQETADLVVPTITIYEVFKVVCRQRSESDALQSIALMQQGYVVDLTSNISILAAKISIDHHLPMADSIILATARVYGATIWTQDSDFKEIDGVQYIVKKNG
- a CDS encoding MATE family efflux transporter, with translation MTSPPPNKKLGKDLTTGSIPGHILAYSIPMLIGNLARTSYHIINIIWVGHLVGKDAVGAVGVSFPIIFILIGIFIGMSLATTILVAQYYGAKKYDMVEKVVNNSFLLSLIIGAFFTITGILSSDFLLRLMETPPENFAMASSYLKINLAGFTLLYMDFLIHSILRGIGNTVIPLAFSCISMGMNAIIDPFFIGGFGPFPLNGLNGAAYATLISQAVSLAISIIYLNKKDKMIAFNLKKLIFDKHITSLIVKIGLPSVAQQSLVSLSVMFITTFVNGFGSAATNAFGAVGRIDMFVFLPAMSMGMAVSALTGQNLGAGKPERIKEIFKWGNVMTSSITIFISLIVVFLARPILIMFGLGNDVNVMDIGIAYMRIVGSCYVCFAIMSISNGVVNGAGHTIITMFFTFLSLWAIRVPLAWLLSKTWLGLTGIWIAMSLSFVITMIISLIYYFSGRWKKSVIRKTSVKVSL